The DNA window TTAACTTACGAGCGCTTCATCATGTCAAAGAAGTCATCGTTAGTTTTGGTCATCGCCAGTTTATTGATGAGGAACTCCATCGCGTCAATTTCACCCATAGGATGGATGATTTTGCGCAGGATCCACATCTTCTGCAGCTCTTCCTGAGTGGTGAGCAGCTCTTCTTTACGCGTACCGGAACGGTTGTAATCGATCGCCGGGAAGACGCGTTTTTCAGCGATCTTACGCGAGAGGTGCAATTCCATGTTGCCGGTACCTTTAAACTCTTCATAGATAACTTCATCCATTTTAGAGCCAGTATCGACCAGAGCTGTGGCGATAATCGTCAGGCTACCGCCCTCTTCCACGTTACGCGCAGCACCGAAGAAACGCTTCGGACGATGCAGGGCGTTGGCGTCAACACCACCGGTCAACACTTTACCGGAAGCCGGTACGACGGTGTTGTAGGCACGAGCCAGACGGGTGATGGAGTCGAGCAGGATGATAACGTCTTTCTTGTGTTCAACCAGACGTTTCGCTTTCTCGATAACCATTTCCGCAACCTGAACGTGGCGGGATGCCGGTTCATCAAAGGTAGAAGCAATAACCTCACCTTTCACCAGACGCTGCATCTCTGTCACTTCTTCCGGACGTTCGTCGATCAGCAGTACCATCAGCACACAATCAGGGTGGTTGTACGCAATGCTCTGTGCAATATTCTGCAGCAGCATGGTTTTACCCGCTTTCGGCGGTGCAACAATCAGACCACGCTGACCACGACCGATCGGCGATGCCAGATCCAGGACACGAGCAGTTAAGTCTTCCGTAGAACCATTACCACGCTC is part of the Klebsiella huaxiensis genome and encodes:
- the rho gene encoding transcription termination factor Rho, yielding MNLTELKNTPVSELITLGENMGLENQARMRKQDIIFAILKQHAKSGEDIFGDGVLEILQDGFGFLRSGDSSYLAGPDDIYVSPSQIRRFNLRTGDTISGKIRPPKEGERYFALLKVNEVNYDKPENARNKILFENLTPLHANSRLRMERGNGSTEDLTARVLDLASPIGRGQRGLIVAPPKAGKTMLLQNIAQSIAYNHPDCVLMVLLIDERPEEVTEMQRLVKGEVIASTFDEPASRHVQVAEMVIEKAKRLVEHKKDVIILLDSITRLARAYNTVVPASGKVLTGGVDANALHRPKRFFGAARNVEEGGSLTIIATALVDTGSKMDEVIYEEFKGTGNMELHLSRKIAEKRVFPAIDYNRSGTRKEELLTTQEELQKMWILRKIIHPMGEIDAMEFLINKLAMTKTNDDFFDMMKRS